The Aequorivita sublithincola DSM 14238 genome window below encodes:
- a CDS encoding serine hydrolase domain-containing protein — protein MKIVKLLILTLLTQLSFGQTQKDTLSMIDKTLSQYVASNPGCQLSVSKNGKLIYSNAVGMADLEHNIPLTTNSLLEAGSVSKQFTAAAILLLEQQGKLSLDDDVRKYIPELPDYGTPIKLHHMLHHTSGLRDWGVIAAYTGWPRGTKFYTNDDALDIISRQKGLNNKPGDEFIYSNSNYNLFAIIVQRVSGLTLADFTKKYIFEPAEMTHTQWRDDPNKIVPNRAIAYSNTKNGYKTDMPNEYVYGNGGLLTTTEDLLKWNQFYQEGRLGNPSLLLKQTQTELLNDNKKNEYAAGLYIKKVSGWDNISHGGTAGGYRSYLEVYPQLNISIAVLSNTSQFSPNVVSSNVAKIFMPDISDKEKVTKNPKQDSFVVLPEEKLNRYVGTYKWDTKSVLFDLKVKGKGLLLKNQILFKPVSENRFVAKNSFLEIKGNKGIYVNYSNNDTIHYTKLPSTKLLDTKPLEKEVSAFKGKYFSEETNSGASIYQENDKLIIRLNPNVAYILIPSYKDVFVVENADTELKIIRNSYNEIKSFTLSSERAINVEFKKL, from the coding sequence ATGAAAATTGTCAAACTTTTAATTCTTACATTATTAACTCAATTATCTTTTGGGCAAACCCAGAAAGACACCCTAAGCATGATTGATAAAACGTTGAGTCAATATGTTGCTTCAAATCCAGGGTGTCAGCTATCAGTTTCAAAAAACGGAAAACTAATCTATTCAAATGCAGTGGGTATGGCAGATTTAGAGCACAATATTCCGCTAACCACCAATTCCCTTCTTGAAGCGGGATCGGTCTCAAAACAATTTACTGCTGCAGCCATTCTTTTATTGGAGCAACAAGGAAAACTGTCTTTAGATGATGATGTAAGAAAGTATATTCCTGAACTACCAGATTATGGCACTCCAATAAAGCTTCACCACATGCTTCACCACACTAGTGGCTTGAGAGATTGGGGTGTAATTGCAGCATATACAGGTTGGCCTCGGGGCACAAAATTTTACACCAACGATGATGCGTTGGACATCATTAGTCGTCAAAAGGGTTTGAATAATAAACCAGGTGATGAGTTTATTTATAGTAATTCAAATTACAATCTTTTTGCAATAATCGTACAGAGAGTAAGTGGATTAACCTTAGCAGATTTTACCAAGAAATATATTTTTGAGCCAGCGGAAATGACTCATACACAATGGAGAGACGACCCGAATAAGATTGTACCTAACAGAGCCATTGCCTATTCAAACACTAAAAATGGTTATAAAACCGATATGCCCAATGAATATGTTTATGGAAATGGTGGGCTTTTGACTACCACAGAAGATTTATTAAAGTGGAATCAGTTTTATCAGGAAGGAAGATTAGGTAATCCTTCCTTATTATTAAAACAAACACAAACAGAACTATTAAATGATAATAAGAAAAATGAATACGCCGCAGGGCTATATATAAAAAAAGTAAGTGGTTGGGACAATATAAGCCATGGTGGAACCGCTGGTGGTTATCGTTCTTATTTAGAAGTATATCCACAATTAAATATTTCAATTGCGGTTTTAAGCAATACCTCTCAATTTAGTCCAAATGTAGTATCTAGCAATGTTGCCAAAATATTTATGCCTGATATATCGGACAAAGAAAAAGTAACAAAAAATCCAAAACAGGATTCCTTTGTTGTATTGCCAGAAGAGAAGTTAAATAGATATGTAGGTACATACAAATGGGATACAAAATCTGTTTTATTTGATTTGAAAGTCAAAGGCAAAGGTTTACTATTAAAAAATCAAATATTATTTAAACCAGTATCAGAAAATAGATTTGTTGCCAAAAATTCTTTTCTTGAAATTAAGGGAAACAAAGGAATTTATGTGAATTACTCTAACAATGATACAATTCATTATACGAAACTTCCAAGTACGAAACTTCTAGACACGAAACCTTTAGAAAAAGAAGTAAGTGCTTTTAAAGGTAAATACTTTTCTGAAGAGACTAATTCTGGTGCTAGCATTTATCAGGAAAATGATAAATTAATAATCCGTCTAAATCCTAATGTGGCTTATATATTAATACCATCATATAAAGATGTTTTTGTTGTTGAAAACGCTGATACGGAATTGAAAATCATCAGAAATTCATACAATGAAATTAAATCTTTTACCTTGAGTTCTGAACGTGCAATAAATGTGGAATTTAAGAAATTATGA
- a CDS encoding ABC transporter ATP-binding protein translates to MSEYIIETQNLNFSYSKSNRDIEELNLQVPKGSIYGFLGPNGSGKSTSIRLLLGLLKKESGTITLFGNTFENNRIETLSKIGALIENPSLYGHLNAIDNLRIAANYKSIDKSRIDEVLEIVKLTYAKNKKVAKYSLGMKQRLGIATALLSNPEILILDEPTNGLDPKGIIEMRALIKTLNENYGTTIFISSHLLSEIEKTCSHVGIIRNGKMLFQNTVKALKKSQSDTVAIDIETSDSRRLKSVIAPLCIDTETIDMSLTSIILNSKDEISALIDEIRKEGIDIYQITIKNNLEDLFLTLTEK, encoded by the coding sequence ATGAGTGAATATATTATTGAAACCCAAAACCTAAACTTTTCATATTCAAAATCGAATCGAGATATAGAAGAGTTAAACTTACAAGTACCTAAAGGAAGTATTTATGGTTTTTTAGGACCGAATGGCTCAGGTAAGTCCACATCAATTAGACTTCTGTTAGGACTGCTAAAAAAAGAATCGGGAACCATAACACTCTTCGGAAATACTTTTGAAAATAACAGAATAGAAACGCTTTCTAAAATTGGTGCCCTTATCGAAAATCCCTCTTTATATGGGCATTTAAATGCAATTGATAACCTAAGAATTGCAGCAAACTATAAATCCATTGATAAAAGTAGAATAGATGAAGTTTTGGAGATTGTAAAACTCACTTATGCTAAAAATAAGAAAGTAGCAAAGTATTCTCTTGGAATGAAACAACGCTTAGGTATTGCTACAGCACTTCTAAGCAATCCAGAAATTTTAATTTTAGATGAGCCGACCAATGGTTTAGATCCTAAAGGCATTATTGAAATGAGAGCATTAATTAAAACGCTGAATGAGAACTATGGAACAACCATATTTATATCCAGCCATTTATTAAGTGAAATAGAAAAAACATGCAGTCATGTAGGTATTATAAGAAACGGAAAAATGTTGTTTCAAAATACGGTTAAAGCGCTAAAAAAATCACAAAGTGATACTGTGGCTATAGATATTGAAACAAGCGATTCCAGACGCTTAAAAAGTGTTATAGCCCCACTTTGTATCGACACTGAAACTATAGATATGTCGTTAACGAGCATAATCCTAAATAGTAAAGATGAAATTTCTGCTTTAATTGATGAAATTCGAAAAGAAGGAATTGATATCTATCAAATTACTATAAAGAATAACCTTGAAGACTTATTCCTAACCCTAACCGAGAAATAG
- a CDS encoding ABC transporter permease codes for MNPIYYFRKSVQNEALKLKNTFAFWLAVISALFIPAIYFIYYVLKYKSLIPASGSNPWEKFMVDQIMAAASLLIPMFIILITSLIIQVEHKSSAMKYLFSLPIPKWSVYFGKLTVSAGLILFTYIVFFVAMLAAGALVGWIHKELNFLEYFPNYEKPLKLLFRSFIAVLGIVGIQFWLSFRIKNFIIPLGIGMVLVITGLTIYRAQESFYFPYAYNMLSLFSINNEGASITLWFPKVSLLSVGYFMFFSILGFLDIRRMNIK; via the coding sequence ATGAATCCAATATACTATTTTAGAAAAAGCGTTCAAAACGAAGCACTCAAACTAAAAAACACTTTTGCCTTTTGGTTAGCAGTTATTAGCGCTCTATTTATTCCTGCAATTTACTTTATTTATTATGTCTTAAAATATAAATCCTTAATTCCAGCAAGTGGTTCTAACCCTTGGGAAAAATTTATGGTCGATCAAATTATGGCAGCAGCTTCATTATTAATCCCAATGTTCATCATATTAATAACAAGTCTAATAATACAAGTTGAGCATAAATCCTCTGCTATGAAATACTTGTTCTCGCTTCCCATTCCAAAATGGAGTGTATATTTTGGCAAATTAACCGTTTCCGCAGGTCTGATATTATTTACTTATATCGTTTTCTTTGTAGCCATGTTAGCGGCAGGTGCATTAGTCGGATGGATTCACAAGGAATTGAACTTTCTGGAATACTTTCCTAATTATGAAAAACCATTAAAATTACTTTTCAGATCTTTTATAGCTGTTTTAGGTATTGTTGGAATTCAGTTTTGGTTGAGCTTTAGAATTAAAAATTTCATTATACCATTGGGGATAGGAATGGTTTTGGTAATAACTGGACTTACTATATATAGGGCTCAGGAATCTTTCTATTTCCCGTATGCTTATAATATGCTAAGCCTATTTTCAATAAATAATGAGGGAGCGAGTATAACTTTATGGTTTCCAAAAGTCTCTCTTTTAAGCGTAGGTTATTTTATGTTCTTTTCAATTCTTGGCTTTTTGGATATTAGAAGAATGAACATTAAATAA
- a CDS encoding VOC family protein — protein sequence MKKPSILGLRTTIYKVNDIQKARHWYAKAFETKAYFDETYYVGFNIGGYELGLQPEEGLKGEKIESVVSYWGVDKIQEVYDRLITLGATENEKPYNTGGEMMTATLKDPYGNVIGLIYNPYFKLSE from the coding sequence ATGAAAAAACCATCAATATTAGGATTGCGAACTACCATTTACAAAGTAAACGACATCCAAAAAGCAAGACACTGGTATGCAAAAGCATTTGAAACAAAAGCATATTTTGACGAAACCTATTATGTTGGATTCAACATAGGTGGCTATGAATTAGGACTTCAGCCAGAAGAAGGACTTAAGGGCGAAAAGATAGAAAGCGTTGTTTCCTATTGGGGAGTTGATAAAATCCAAGAAGTTTATGACCGTCTCATAACATTGGGAGCAACTGAAAACGAAAAACCTTATAATACAGGTGGTGAAATGATGACTGCAACACTTAAAGACCCTTATGGAAATGTAATCGGACTTATTTACAACCCATATTTTAAGCTAAGTGAATAA
- a CDS encoding AAA family ATPase: MIHLIVGNTGSGKTTYSTELKRKTNGIIFSIDKWNKTLFLPDKNSEDGLEWFLERIERAEEMIMELVKQLESIKTDSILDLGLSKFEHREKFRGFAKSNGFEIKIHFLDISKETRLERVIKRNNEKGKTFEFEVSKEDFDFMESWFEKPSKKELEDGIIILE, translated from the coding sequence ATGATACACCTAATAGTCGGAAATACAGGTTCTGGAAAAACAACATATTCAACAGAATTGAAAAGAAAAACGAACGGAATCATTTTTTCGATTGATAAGTGGAATAAAACACTGTTTCTTCCCGATAAAAATTCTGAAGACGGATTAGAATGGTTTCTTGAAAGAATTGAAAGAGCAGAAGAAATGATAATGGAACTCGTCAAACAGTTGGAATCCATAAAAACTGATTCTATTCTCGACTTAGGCCTTTCAAAATTCGAACATCGAGAAAAATTTAGAGGATTTGCCAAATCAAATGGATTCGAAATAAAAATTCATTTTTTGGATATCTCAAAAGAAACCCGGCTGGAAAGAGTAATAAAACGAAACAACGAAAAAGGAAAAACTTTTGAATTTGAAGTAAGTAAGGAAGATTTTGACTTTATGGAAAGTTGGTTTGAAAAACCGAGCAAAAAAGAATTAGAGGACGGAATAATTATTCTGGAATAG
- a CDS encoding GNAT family N-acetyltransferase yields MKFRKATINDISKIVEMIADDELGKTRENFRTPLPNEYYEAFENIDTDKNQELIVIENDNSEIIGTLQLSFLQYMTYQGGIRAQIESVRIRKDQRGIGLGKKMLEWAINRAQERKAYLLQLTSDKKRPKALRFYENLGFITSHEGMKMHFKNK; encoded by the coding sequence ATGAAATTTAGAAAGGCAACAATCAATGACATTTCGAAAATTGTCGAAATGATTGCAGACGACGAACTGGGAAAAACAAGAGAAAATTTTCGTACTCCCCTACCCAATGAATATTATGAGGCATTTGAAAATATTGATACAGATAAAAATCAAGAACTGATAGTGATTGAAAATGACAACTCGGAAATTATTGGAACTTTACAATTGAGCTTTCTACAATATATGACCTATCAAGGTGGAATACGAGCACAAATTGAGTCTGTAAGAATTAGAAAAGACCAAAGAGGAATAGGGCTGGGCAAAAAAATGCTTGAATGGGCCATTAATAGAGCTCAAGAACGAAAAGCCTATTTGTTGCAACTCACTTCGGATAAAAAAAGACCAAAAGCATTAAGATTTTATGAAAATCTGGGTTTTATCACATCCCACGAAGGAATGAAAATGCACTTCAAAAATAAGTGA
- a CDS encoding LytR/AlgR family response regulator transcription factor — translation MAPIFIHLALLTFVFIFLSVLFYNGRYDIYKILTYTLANDLYKLVLVYSIFVIAHRYLSYRITDIVSLDNKSYISKIIIGNGKNNTVVKVNDIYQITAETPYISIQLNDKKYLHTETLKSMSTQLDNKVFVRVHKSSIINLDKVVSLKSRLNGDYDITLKNGAEIRLSRNYVADFKSKLKLTHQVTT, via the coding sequence TTGGCACCTATATTCATCCATTTGGCGCTTCTTACCTTTGTTTTCATATTCTTGTCTGTTCTTTTCTATAACGGCAGATACGATATTTATAAAATACTAACCTACACTCTAGCGAACGATTTATATAAACTTGTGTTAGTTTATTCCATTTTCGTTATTGCGCATAGGTATCTTTCATATAGAATAACTGATATAGTTTCTTTAGATAATAAATCGTACATCAGCAAAATAATTATTGGAAATGGGAAAAATAATACCGTTGTTAAAGTGAACGACATTTATCAAATTACAGCGGAAACACCCTATATTTCAATTCAGCTTAATGACAAAAAATATCTTCACACAGAAACTCTAAAGTCAATGTCAACACAATTGGATAACAAGGTTTTTGTTAGAGTCCATAAATCATCCATTATAAATTTGGATAAAGTCGTTTCATTGAAATCCCGTCTTAATGGCGATTATGACATCACTTTAAAAAATGGAGCTGAAATAAGATTGAGTAGAAATTATGTAGCCGATTTCAAGAGCAAGTTAAAACTAACTCATCAGGTTACCACATAA
- a CDS encoding intradiol ring-cleavage dioxygenase, translating into MDFQTTSLRHSMKILHFIILFPFISILTNCNGQNKTDTKQTRVNVENKKLVGGGCDGCELMYVGMPKNIKSIDTSAGWTEKGQKLLLTGTVYNLGGRIPAPNVVVYYWQTDNNGYYSPKEGIDEQAKQHGHIRGWVKSDENGNYSIYTIRPAPYPNEGMPAHIHLSIKEPNIENEYYAELYFDDDPLYLKHKKKYGKLDRAGTELLRVLLDKKVQVAEHNIILGLNIPNYPTQNNAINQSGLNIGEDQPSFIPYHAFGPDKGTQTCPVCKYGRYHGIVYFVGNHPNWENIKDWLSFLELQSISRSKYLKVYYVYGNEKDYNKEKREEELEDLGKQLNLKNIALTFVPAFSDKESEANLNKINPEVENTFVIYKYRTIIDKFVNLEPTKENFSLISQTLDKTKNEYFNLSAPKYD; encoded by the coding sequence ATGGATTTTCAAACAACGTCACTTCGGCACTCAATGAAAATATTGCATTTCATTATTTTGTTTCCTTTTATAAGTATCTTGACAAATTGTAATGGACAGAACAAAACTGATACAAAACAAACCAGAGTCAATGTCGAAAACAAAAAACTTGTTGGCGGAGGTTGCGATGGTTGTGAACTAATGTACGTTGGAATGCCAAAAAACATTAAGTCAATTGACACAAGTGCAGGTTGGACTGAAAAAGGTCAAAAACTCTTATTAACAGGAACAGTCTATAACCTTGGTGGCAGAATACCCGCGCCAAACGTCGTGGTTTATTATTGGCAAACCGACAATAACGGATATTATTCCCCAAAAGAAGGAATAGATGAACAAGCCAAACAACACGGACATATTAGAGGTTGGGTAAAATCTGACGAAAATGGCAACTATTCAATTTATACAATTCGTCCAGCACCTTATCCAAACGAAGGCATGCCTGCTCACATACACCTTTCGATAAAAGAGCCGAATATTGAGAACGAGTATTATGCTGAACTCTATTTTGACGATGACCCATTATATTTAAAGCACAAGAAAAAGTACGGAAAACTTGATAGAGCAGGCACGGAATTATTGAGAGTTTTATTGGATAAAAAAGTACAAGTCGCAGAACACAACATAATACTGGGATTAAATATCCCCAATTATCCAACCCAAAATAATGCAATAAACCAATCTGGTTTAAATATTGGCGAGGACCAACCTTCATTTATTCCGTACCATGCTTTTGGACCAGATAAAGGAACACAAACTTGCCCAGTTTGTAAATATGGTCGCTATCATGGTATAGTATATTTTGTAGGCAACCATCCAAATTGGGAAAACATCAAAGATTGGTTGTCGTTTTTGGAACTTCAAAGTATTAGTCGAAGTAAATATCTAAAGGTTTATTATGTCTACGGAAACGAGAAAGATTACAATAAAGAAAAAAGAGAAGAGGAATTGGAAGATTTGGGCAAACAACTTAATCTGAAAAATATTGCTTTAACCTTTGTTCCAGCCTTTTCGGACAAAGAAAGTGAAGCGAATCTGAACAAAATAAATCCGGAAGTAGAAAATACATTTGTAATTTATAAGTACAGAACTATTATTGACAAATTTGTGAACTTAGAGCCCACAAAAGAAAATTTCAGTCTAATTTCACAAACTTTGGACAAAACAAAAAACGAATATTTTAATCTTTCTGCCCCTAAATACGATTGA
- a CDS encoding DUF6326 family protein translates to MKTSTDKSNASIDFQINIKIKLAGLWTATTLCYLYGDYFQLYIPGQVESLISGENALNSPLKLFIASIILAIPPIMIFLSLVLKPRLNRILNIILGSIFTIMMVSIAINSLTPWYAFYVFLAIVEAILTFKIVWKAFKWPR, encoded by the coding sequence ATGAAGACTTCAACTGACAAATCGAACGCCTCAATTGACTTTCAAATAAATATCAAAATCAAGTTAGCAGGATTATGGACAGCGACAACTCTTTGTTATTTATACGGAGACTACTTCCAATTATATATTCCTGGGCAAGTTGAAAGTTTAATAAGCGGTGAAAATGCATTAAACAGTCCACTGAAGCTTTTTATAGCTTCAATTATTTTAGCAATTCCTCCAATAATGATTTTCCTTTCTCTTGTTTTAAAACCTAGGTTAAATAGAATATTAAATATTATTTTAGGGTCGATTTTTACTATTATGATGGTCTCGATTGCCATTAATTCCCTTACACCTTGGTATGCATTCTATGTCTTTTTAGCCATTGTAGAGGCTATACTAACATTTAAAATTGTGTGGAAAGCATTTAAATGGCCGAGATAA
- a CDS encoding RNA polymerase sigma factor encodes MDYKPENNLSDRYLIEKVLNGNTAAFSTIIKNTERLVAQIVFKMIPNIEDRKDIAQDIYLKTFHKLGSFKFQSKLSTWIGQIAYNTCLSYLEKKKLVFLKYNFDNESQDEALEFISSKINMENETEKQLFRKELSEILTIEIEKLQPIYQVLINLYHNEELSYTEISQITQLPEGTVKNYLFRARKKLKENLFLTHKKEEL; translated from the coding sequence ATGGATTATAAACCCGAAAACAATCTTTCCGACAGATACCTTATTGAAAAGGTATTGAATGGAAATACAGCTGCATTTTCGACCATTATTAAAAATACCGAAAGATTAGTAGCGCAAATTGTTTTCAAAATGATCCCAAATATTGAGGACAGAAAAGACATTGCTCAGGATATTTATTTAAAGACTTTTCATAAACTGGGGAGTTTTAAATTTCAATCAAAACTTTCCACTTGGATCGGCCAAATAGCCTACAATACCTGCTTGAGTTATCTTGAAAAGAAGAAGTTAGTATTCCTAAAATATAATTTTGATAATGAATCTCAAGATGAAGCATTGGAATTCATTAGCAGTAAAATCAACATGGAGAATGAAACTGAAAAACAACTTTTCCGAAAAGAGCTTTCAGAAATTTTGACTATTGAAATAGAAAAACTTCAACCTATCTATCAGGTTTTAATCAATCTATATCATAACGAAGAATTGAGTTATACCGAAATTTCTCAAATCACTCAACTTCCGGAGGGAACTGTAAAAAATTATCTATTTAGAGCTAGAAAAAAACTTAAAGAAAACTTGTTTCTCACGCATAAAAAAGAAGAGTTATGA
- a CDS encoding S41 family peptidase, with product MKNRISIAKDKVKTIRIKSILTVLFVIVTALSSAQKSTNENRIAPEKLKQDLQLLRASLEEGYPGMYTYNSKTVIDSLFDSSEKQLQKEMTEREFYLFLSKIVMQLQDGHMDIYPTKNTREKLANSKCSIPIQTFVSGQKMYVQKNYSTLSDKELLGAEIISINGYPVSSFITEVLSICSSDGNNETNKFKRFESTGLLTRYLFYFQGYTENYKIEYLPFNDTKTKTSTLKGITFENLLKIRLNRYPGVKQSPAEFKLLDPSTAYLKIKSFNEDDYENNKMDFPAFLRSSFETIKDKEVKNLILDLRDNGGGTDEYGKILFSYFINHEFMYYESLIINKPEFNFIKYTDYGEMKIPEDAIRINKEGTYSVIDHPNVGMQKNSTPTYSGKLFILIDGNCFSTTSECLSMLESYTSAVFIGEESGGGYYGNCSGSVPMLILPNSLLQVGIPLMKYSMAVKDYKYKDRGVIPDYNIAPTIKDKILSNDPELEFAKKLISPQ from the coding sequence ATGAAAAATAGAATATCAATCGCAAAGGATAAGGTCAAAACAATACGCATAAAAAGTATTTTAACTGTACTATTTGTTATTGTAACCGCACTGTCTTCTGCACAGAAAAGCACAAATGAAAATAGGATTGCTCCCGAAAAATTGAAACAGGATCTTCAACTCTTGAGAGCCTCTCTTGAAGAAGGATACCCAGGAATGTATACGTATAATTCAAAAACAGTTATCGACTCTTTATTTGATTCATCTGAAAAACAGCTTCAAAAAGAAATGACTGAACGGGAATTTTATTTGTTCTTAAGTAAGATTGTTATGCAGCTTCAAGATGGTCATATGGATATTTATCCCACAAAAAATACTCGCGAAAAATTGGCAAATAGTAAGTGTTCTATTCCTATTCAGACATTTGTTTCCGGGCAAAAAATGTATGTTCAAAAAAATTATTCAACCCTGAGTGACAAAGAATTATTAGGGGCAGAAATAATTTCAATTAACGGCTACCCAGTATCCTCTTTTATTACGGAGGTCCTTTCAATTTGCAGTTCAGATGGCAACAATGAAACTAACAAATTCAAACGATTTGAAAGCACTGGATTACTAACCCGGTATTTATTTTACTTTCAGGGATATACAGAAAACTATAAAATAGAGTATTTACCATTCAATGATACCAAGACAAAAACTTCCACGTTAAAAGGAATAACCTTTGAAAATCTTCTAAAAATCCGCTTAAATAGATATCCGGGCGTTAAACAATCGCCAGCAGAATTTAAACTCCTTGATCCTTCCACCGCATACCTCAAAATAAAAAGTTTTAATGAAGATGATTATGAGAATAATAAAATGGACTTTCCTGCATTTTTGAGATCCTCATTTGAAACAATTAAAGATAAAGAAGTGAAGAACCTGATTCTTGATTTAAGAGACAATGGCGGCGGAACAGATGAGTATGGCAAAATTCTATTTTCATATTTTATAAATCACGAGTTTATGTATTACGAATCCTTAATTATCAATAAACCGGAATTTAATTTTATAAAATATACAGACTATGGCGAAATGAAAATTCCGGAGGATGCAATCAGGATTAATAAGGAAGGAACTTATTCTGTTATAGACCATCCCAACGTTGGAATGCAAAAAAATAGCACGCCAACTTATTCGGGCAAACTATTCATTCTTATTGATGGCAATTGTTTTTCAACAACATCTGAATGTCTTTCAATGTTGGAAAGCTACACGTCTGCTGTTTTTATTGGTGAGGAAAGTGGTGGCGGCTATTATGGAAACTGTTCTGGTTCCGTACCTATGCTAATCCTGCCAAATTCATTGTTACAAGTTGGAATTCCCTTAATGAAATATTCAATGGCTGTAAAAGACTATAAATACAAGGACCGTGGTGTGATTCCCGATTACAACATTGCACCAACTATAAAAGACAAAATCTTGTCTAATGATCCAGAACTTGAATTTGCTAAGAAGCTGATTAGTCCTCAATAA
- a CDS encoding helix-turn-helix domain-containing protein has protein sequence MNLGEKISSQRKIKGLSQELLAENCGVSLRTIQRIENNKSNPRPYTLKVIADALNIQMVQLEQTQSSEVANDYSLSKINLINSSALLGVLIPFLNIFAPIYFWKLNKKNSLVNEKGRKIISFQILWLLFSLLILFITHFLHYKITGEFISGRIPIVLVVYILLLLVNIFFIIKNSIQIKRGNPEIYTSFPNLF, from the coding sequence ATGAACCTTGGCGAAAAAATAAGTTCCCAAAGAAAAATCAAGGGTTTGTCACAAGAATTACTTGCAGAAAATTGTGGGGTTTCATTACGGACCATCCAGAGAATAGAGAACAATAAATCCAACCCAAGACCTTATACCTTAAAAGTAATCGCGGATGCTTTAAATATACAAATGGTGCAGTTGGAACAAACTCAGAGTTCCGAGGTAGCAAATGATTATTCTCTATCAAAAATCAATTTGATAAATTCTTCAGCATTGTTAGGAGTATTAATTCCTTTCCTAAATATATTCGCACCAATCTATTTCTGGAAACTGAATAAAAAGAATTCGTTGGTAAATGAAAAAGGTAGAAAAATTATTAGTTTTCAAATACTCTGGCTTCTATTTTCCTTGTTGATTTTATTTATAACCCATTTTCTTCATTATAAAATAACGGGAGAATTCATAAGTGGTCGGATTCCGATTGTGCTCGTTGTTTACATTTTACTTCTTTTGGTAAATATATTCTTCATTATTAAGAACTCAATTCAGATCAAAAGAGGTAATCCAGAAATCTATACCTCCTTCCCAAATTTGTTTTAA
- a CDS encoding alpha/beta hydrolase has translation MKKALLLGITILITSVISIVLFSYLTGNPTYPESVIQTTIYSKILNEEREVIIHLPINYDKTKKYPVMYVLDGSLQDKHIANKFDILSSAGYVLETIVVGIPNVSGKGRQRDYTPPYMKIDIDEKDSPLGGGDKFLAFMEKELLPFIEQNYSVSKTRSLAGNSRGGLLVMYSLLYKPELFKGRFCFSPAFWRDDNLIIKKASDFLSKNDNLNSFLYLSMGEDENDKMKNGFNEMTKTLNKKQDGKLVWFSEFTKNADHQNNAEISASVAIRKWSDYLKIVK, from the coding sequence ATGAAAAAAGCATTGCTACTTGGTATTACAATTTTAATCACTTCCGTAATCTCTATTGTTCTATTTTCCTATTTAACGGGCAATCCAACCTATCCCGAATCCGTCATTCAAACTACTATATATTCCAAAATATTAAATGAGGAAAGAGAAGTGATAATTCATCTTCCCATAAACTATGACAAAACAAAAAAGTATCCAGTTATGTACGTCCTTGACGGAAGTTTGCAGGACAAACACATTGCCAATAAATTTGATATTCTATCCTCCGCTGGGTATGTTCTAGAAACAATTGTAGTGGGCATTCCCAATGTAAGTGGAAAAGGTAGGCAACGTGATTATACGCCACCCTATATGAAAATTGACATCGATGAAAAAGACAGTCCGCTGGGAGGTGGAGACAAATTTTTAGCTTTTATGGAGAAAGAACTTCTCCCTTTTATTGAGCAAAACTATTCGGTTTCAAAAACTCGCTCCCTCGCAGGAAATTCAAGAGGCGGACTTTTGGTAATGTATTCGTTACTTTACAAACCTGAATTGTTTAAAGGTAGGTTTTGTTTCAGCCCAGCATTTTGGAGAGATGATAATCTAATCATAAAAAAGGCATCTGATTTTCTCAGTAAAAATGATAATTTAAACTCTTTTTTATATTTGAGTATGGGAGAAGATGAAAATGACAAAATGAAAAACGGGTTTAATGAAATGACCAAAACCCTGAATAAAAAACAAGATGGGAAATTAGTTTGGTTTTCGGAATTTACCAAAAATGCCGACCATCAAAACAATGCCGAAATATCAGCATCTGTGGCAATCAGGAAATGGAGCGATTATTTAAAAATAGTGAAATAA